From a region of the Zingiber officinale cultivar Zhangliang chromosome 4B, Zo_v1.1, whole genome shotgun sequence genome:
- the LOC121976886 gene encoding exosome complex exonuclease RRP44 homolog A-like, with protein sequence MLQSKSFAKKTKQGRVIKVVREHYLRDDIYCGATFCKVCDTSAARLSASASATILIVDTNVVLNQIDLLENPKIDDVVVLSVVLEEVRHKNLSVYNRVKALCTNPLRKFFVFSNEHHRDTYVKDMIGESPNDRNDRAIRVAARWYQIHLGESTQILLITNDRENKKRATEEGISAETVESYVKSLGKPDLLDLVVLSSSVDVPMEDVEDLRPSKKKIIYSEHKPMSEVTSGLLHGIYHQGKLRVNRYNPFEAYVGSESISEEIVICGRANMNRAFHGDIVAVELLPQDQWRDGKSLIIDDDDDDEEEVHLVPNSADDVPRFENPVQPTSGSSPPVSSHPPGRVVGIIKRNWHSYCGSLDPMPMPAGNAGVAHALFASKDRRIPKIRIQTRQLGNLLDKRIIVAVDSWDCLSRYPSGHYVRTIGQIGDRDTESEVLLIENDINSRPFSSQVLACLPPLPWSLSLEDLANSNREDLRHLRVFSVDPPGCRDIDDALHCKPLGNGNFEVGVHIADVTNFVLPGTPLDEEASQRGTSVYLVERRIDMLPKSLTEDICSLCSDVERLSFSVIWELTPDANIVSTRYTKSAIKSCAALSYVEAQARMDDSRLMDPLTTDLRNLNSLAKIMRLRRIKRGALTLASPEVKFQIDTETHDPLDIGMYQIREANQMIEEFMLAANISVAEKILKHFSLCSLLRRHPSPTKEMLEPLLRTAAAVGLDLDVSSSKALADSLDRAVGDDPYFNKLIRILATRCMTQAIYFSSGDLSPSEFSHYGLAAPIYTHFTSPIRRYADVIVHRLLAAALGISRLPPIFMDGPQLTSIADNLNYRHRNAQMASRASVELHTVIFFRNRPTDTEARILKIKSNGFIVFVPKFGIEGPVYLVAKDKGSSDWVVDEAHQKVTKAGTKITYGILQTVRIHMEVVEPQPNRPKLQLTLII encoded by the exons ATGTTGCAGAGCAAATCGTTTGCGAAGAAAACGAAGCAAGGCCGCGTGATCaag GTGGTGAGGGAACACTACTTGAGGGATGACATCTACTGCGGGGCCACGTTCTGCAAGGTCTGCGACACCTCCGCCGCGCGCCTCAGCGCCTCGGCGTCCGCTACCATCTTGATAGTTGACACTAATGTCGTTCTCAATCAG ATTGATTTACTGGAGAACCCGAAGATAGATGACGTGGTGGTGCTGTCGGTGGTGTTGGAGGAGGTGCGGCATAAAAACCTTTCTGTGTATAATAGGGTGAAGGCTCTCTGCACTAATCCTCTGAGGAAGTTCTTTGTGTTCTCTAACGAGCATCACAG GGACACTTATGTGAAAGACATGATTGGAGAAAGCCCAAATGATCGGAATGATAGAG CAATTCGCGTTGCTGCTCGCTGGTATCAAATTCATTTAGGTGAAAGCACACAAATTTTACTAATTACCAATGatagagaaaataagaaaaggGCCACTGAGGAGGGTATTTCTGCTGAAACAG TTGAATCATATGTTAAATCTCTTGGGAAACCTGATCTACTTGACCTAGTTGTTCTTTCATCTTCTGTGGATGTTCCTATGGAAGATGTTGAAGATCTTAGGCcatcaaagaaaaaaattatcTACAGTGAG CATAAACCCATGTCAGAAGTAACCTCTGGACTGCTACACGGAATTTACCATCAAGGAAAGCTTCGTGTGAACCGCTATAACCCTTTTGAGGCTTACGTTGGAAGTGAGAGTATTAGTGAGGAAATAGTCATTTGTGGACGAGCTAACATGAATAGGGCTTTTCATGGAGATATAGTTGCAGTCGAGCTATTGCCTCAGGATCAATGGCGTGATGGGAAGTCCTTGATCATTGATGATGATG ACGATGATGAGGAAGAAGTTCATTTGGTGCCTAATAGTGCCGATGACGTGCCAAGGTTTGAAAATCCAGTTCAGCCTACGAGCGGATCTTCACCTCCTGTATCAAGTCATCCACCAGGCCGAGTTGTTGGAATTATAAAGCGGAATTGGCACTC ATATTGCGGGTCTCTAGATCCAATGCCCATGCCTGCGGGCAATGCTGGTGTGGCCCATGCTTTATTTGCCTCCAAGGACCGGAGAATACCTAAAATTCGAATTCAAACTCGGCAACTTGGAAATCTTCTAGATAAAAGAATTATTGTTGCTGTAGATTCATGGGATTGTTTGTCTCGCTATCCATCAGGGCATTATGTACGTACCATTGGGCAGATTGGGGATAGAGACACTGAAAGTGAG GTCTTGTTGATTGAGAATGACATTAATTCAAGGCCTTTTTCATCACAAGTTCTTGCTTGTTTGCCTCCTTTACCATGGTCTCTGTCATTAGAAGATTTGGCTAATTCCAATCGAGAGGACTTGCGGCATTTGAGAGTTTTTAGTGTTGACCCTCCTG GTTGCAGGGATATTGATGATGCATTACATTGCAAACCACTTGGGAATGGAAACTTTGAAGTGGGAGTTC ATATTGCTGATGTCACAAATTTTGTTCTTCCTGGCACTCCCCTCGATGAAGAGGCTTCCCAGAGGGGCACATCAGTTTATCTTGTTGAGAGGCGGATTGATATGCTTCCCAAATCTTTGACGGAag ATATTTGTTCTCTATGTTCTGATGTGGAGCGGCTTTCTTTCTCTGTCATATGG GAACTAACACCTGATGCAAATATAGTATCGACTAGATACACAAAAAGTGCTATCAAGTCATGTGCTGCATTGTCGTATGTTGAAGCCCAAGCGAGGATGGATGATag CCGGTTGATGGATCCGCTAACCACTGATCTGCGAAATTTAAATTCATTAGCAAAG ATAATGAGACTTCGACGAATTAAGAGAGGAGCTCTTACACTTGCTTCACCTGAAGTCAAATTTCAAATTGACACTGAAACTCACGATCCGCTAGACATAG GTATGTACCAAATTCGTGAGGCTAATCAGATGATTGAGGAGTTTATGTTGGCTGCAAATATTTCAGTTGCAGAAaagatcttgaaacatttttcttTATGCTCTTTATTAAG GCGTCATCCTAGCCCCACAAAGGAGATGCTTGAACCATTATTGCGAACCGCTGCCGCTGTTGGTCTGGATTTGGATGTTTCATCTTCAAAAGCATTAGCTGATTCCCTTGATCGGGCAGTT GGTGACGATCCGTATTTCAATAAGCTAATCAGAATTTTGGCAACCCGATGCATGACACAG GCCATTTACTTTTCTAGTGGAGATTTGAGCCCATCTGAGTTTTCTCATTATGGTCTAGCAGCACCTATTTATACCCATTTCACTTCACCAATCCGCAGATATGCAG ATGTTATTGTGCATCGGTTGTTGGCTGCTGCACTAGGAATTTCCAGGCTTCCTCCAATTTTTATGGATGGCCCACAGCTTACATCCATTGCTGACA ATTTGAATTATCGACATCGAAATGCTCAGATGGCCAGCCGAGCCTCAGTTGAACTTCACACAGTTATATTCTTCAGGAATCG GCCAACGGACACTGAGGCTAGGATATTGAAGATCAAATCAAATGGATTTATAGTTTTTGTTCCCAA GTTTGGAATAGAAGGACCGGTCTACTTGGTGGCCAAGGATAAAGGAAGTAGTGATTGGGTGGTGGATGAGGCACAtcaaaaagtgaccaaggctggGACAAAAATAACTTATGGCATCCTGCAGACGGTGAGAATTCACATGGAGGTAGTCGAGCCACAACCCAACCGTCCGAAACTTCAACTCACCCTAATTATTTAG
- the LOC121976885 gene encoding ATP-dependent Clp protease proteolytic subunit-like: MLWRRLALSGSIIPSARRAGAGCRSYGLIPMVIEHTSRGERAYDIFSRLLKERIVCINGPISDDTASVVVAQLLFLESENPAKPIHLYINSPGGAVTAGLAIYDTMQYIRSPVSTLCLGQAASMGSLLLAAGAPGERRALPYSRVMIHQPSGGASGQATEIAIHAKEILKVRERLNEIYVRHTGQPIERIEHCMERDMFMSPDEAKEFGLVDEVITHRPLALVTDAVPDQEASNEGTKNGNDDGSGGKEQK; the protein is encoded by the coding sequence ATGTTGTGGCGCCGCCTCGCCCTTTCCGGGTCCATTATTCCGTCCGCACGGCGCGCCGGGGCCGGTTGCCGCTCCTACGGCCTCATCCCCATGGTGATCGAGCACACCTCCAGAGGCGAGCGCGCCTATGACATCTTCTCCCGCCTCCTCAAGGAGCGTATTGTCTGCATCAACGGCCCTATCTCCGACGACACGGCCTCTGTCGTCGTCGCGCAGCTTCTGTTCCTCGAGTCCGAAAACCCCGCAAAGCCCATCCACCTCTACATCAATTCTCCTGGGGGTGCTGTCACGGCCGGCCTTGCGATCTATGACACCATGCAATACATCCGCTCCCCGGTCTCCACCCTCTGCCTCGGCCAGGCCGCCTCCATGGGCTCGCTACTGCTTGCGGCTGGTGCCCCTGGAGAACGCCGCGCTCTCCCCTATTCCCGTGTCATGATCCACCAGCCATCTGGTGGGGCCTCCGGCCAGGCCACTGAAATTGCCATCCATGCCAAGGAGATTCTCAAAGTCCGTGAGCGCCTCAATGAGATCTATGTCCGCCACACGGGGCAGCCTATCGAGCGAATCGAGCACTGCATGGAGCGTGACATGTTCATGTCCCCTGATGAAGCCAAGGAATTCGGGCTGGTCGATGAGGTAATTACACACCGGCCTTTGGCACTGGTTACTGATGCTGTACCGGACCAAGAGGCCTCTAACGAAGGAACTAAGAATGGTAATGATGATGGAAGTGGGGGCAAGGAACAGAAATGA